AACCTTAAGCTCAGAACACATTGGCTTTACTCATGGGATGAACAAGCAGCATGATTATTCTGTGCATGGTTGAGTATGATTATTTGAGAGCAGGAAGAAAAAGAGACACTCTTTTTTCCACATATCAGCTCAAATAGGGTGTTTCAGAATCGAGAGTGGAATAAACCCACTGTGAATGAAACCGGCTGTTTATAAAGAAGTGTAACGAAAGAATAATTTATCCCTGGAAGATGATGAGagatcagccaatcacaatcaATTCCACACGATCAGACGGAGAATGAATGTGAACTTTATGGCCAGGTCATCCTGATGTGTTTTGATTTAATGCAATAATGTGAGCCAAAGCATGCACCACACAGACTGAACTCTACACTTGAATGCCAAAATGAAATGTAATGGAAATAAAAAGTTCAACACAATTTACATGATGAATTAAAGGCAAAGTCTGCTTTATGGAGCTGTATCTGAACTCACCTATTTTTGTTGCGCTGTAAATGTTTTCGATAGGAAACACTGAGCCCAGGCTATACAACAGCACCTTAGCCAGCGCAGGTATTAACTGCGTCGTTGTCACCAAGACATTAACACAGTTACTCCTGTTTGAGAAAGACACAGATCGTGATTTTATTGCTGTGTAAGATATTGCTATAGTCCTCAATGACAAAGGTTGATGATGCATGAAGAGCCGGACCTTGAGCTGATGATTGACAGGGACTTGAGCGCACTGGTCAGCCATGAGTCTGTGAGAGCCTCAACTTCTGCCCTCAGCTGGAGCCACGCCTCCCTCTTAGCCGGTCCCAGCAACCCTGAAATAGATCAAAAACAAAATGCCACATTCATAAATAGAGCATAAATTACGGCATGAAACTGGGGATATTAATTGGCACAATctgggcacaaaaaaaaaaaaaaaacagatcacaCTGAGTACCCATAAGCCCTAATGCTGTAGAGTCATTCCATTAAGTTAAATTGTGCTATTCATTATACCTATGGAATAGCGttgttatttattgtattaactaaattaactgtattttattaactaaaataaagtaAGTTCAAGctgaattactaaaactgaaataatgaatgaaatataaaattaaaaaaaataaaataaaagctgatattaaatatcaataaatactatgATACTGTGTATAAGTAATACTAAATAACACTGCTGTGGAgaattaaaatcctgtaaaaatatttcagcttGTGATCAGATCTTACCTCCCACGTTGTTTTTGTAAGAACAGTACATCTCTTTGACTCTTCTGTATCGGAAAGCTAACTTCCTCATCCAGTCGACTCCGCCCCTAACACCTGTTGCTAGGCAGAGACTTGCGCTTGTTGCAGCTGCATGGAAGCCATCAGTGGCAAAACTGTAAGTACTgttgataataacaataacaatcttGTTTTACATACAAGTAAAATACATAGTCATATTCTAGGACGTAGTTTTAGGCTTTGTTTTTGTTACAGCTGCATGAATAATGGGTGtcttaaaaaaaagttcaaatacagctaaattaatcaaatcatccTGATGATAAACTCACCTGAGGTCCTGCCCGTTATCATCAGAAGAGGCGTCATCAATGTGCACCTGGTCACACTCCTGTGAAACATCGTGGGGTTACTACTGTTAACCAGCAGGGGGCCACACAGTCACATAAACACACTCTGATTGGAAAAAATAACTGAGGAAACAATTAAGACAGGAAGATGAGGAGAGCAGTTTGCTTACctctaaatcattaaaaaatagatGTGTATCAGCAAGATTAAAGATCATCTCCTCCATTCTTAAACCAAGAGTCACAGCCAAAGGAGGGTCCTGAGAATTCAAATGTTCATTATTAGGATTTTATTACTTGACAACTATCATTGTCATCACCAATAACAAACCTATCATACTTGAAATTTTAGGCGAGTTTGAAATGGAGATGCTTTGCTGTTGTTAGGACACtcgtatgttttttttattttacaacattttaaggcatcatagacACTCCTGATGCAAAGTTATTCCAAAATTATGGTAAATCCATTACGTTTGGCCAAATTTTAAGACAACTTTGATTGTACTGCAGagaaggcaatcccagaatgcactgcaacaagcTCAACTCAGTACAACGTTTTATCTAGATGGCAAATGGAACCATAGTCTGTGTAAAGGCGACTATaacattaaatgattaaatatatgcAAAGAACAAGTTAAGACTGATTATAACCTTAATATGCAAATAGAACGAACCAGTATGCAAAAATGAAGATGACATCATTGCAGAGAGTTTCATGAAAGCTGAAAATTCACTCTATGAAAGAACTAATAACATAAGAACTTTAATTTTAACCCTCATAATGCATTCAgatttaaatacacattaaaagtaataataaaataaataataattatagatttTAGTATAGCAACCAGACTCTGAATGTGCCAAGACTTAACCAAAAAGATCAAAATTCGAACAAACCCTAACCAGATGTTTTTATGAATATCAATAAAATCAGTGATCATTACATGTGCATGTTGTATTGTGTTTAATTCTGCAGTTTTGGCTCGATATGAATACGGTATTTCAAATGCACATTTTGCTCAGTAAATACAATGTTCCATGTTTCCATCAAATGATGACAGATACTACACTTAGTCTCAGATCATCAGATGCTCTCACCCttcaaactacacacacacacacacacacacacacacacacagagtgaaagAACGAGAGAGGGGGAGGGCACCCAGCTGTAAAAATCATCATAAGTGATGGAGTTTGTTGGCTCAGAGGTGATTGGCTAAGACAGTGAACGAGAAtagaaaagcacacacacacacacaaagttaatGGCAAAACTGACAGAGATTGGAAATGATGATtcaactgtttgaaaatgtttCAACTTAATCTaagcaaatgttaaaaaaaaaataattgaggcaatcttttttttcaatgaaaataaacaattcaaGACATACTGGCATAGAGCTGCTTTTCCCACTTTTGAACTCTGATGTTTAATAATTTCACAATCTTTGCAGTTATTAATCTATAGATCGGTGTGTGCTGGCGCTTGGGCTTGACAGCATGTGCAATGTCTCTGACGAGAGTGCTTAAGAACGAAGGGTTTTCATCGTCACAGAGCCTGCAGAAATAGCCCCAGAGCCGTGAATAGCCGCAGCTGTCTCTATGTCTCTCACCAACTGTACAAGAAATGAGGGAAGGTGTCAGAAGAAGACTGGCGCTTCACACTCCTTGAGTTCGGCCGTCACAGTGCTGAATCTAACAACTCTGTTCTCATGCACTCTGCCTATGACAGAAGCGCACAGTTGTGGGAGTCATAATATTGGGGCAAGATTCAAAATTTACTATCGCATTCCGGagatatacacaaaaaaaaaaatattttttaaagttgtcagcaaaacaaagattattggattccgtttaacaaaaaaaaacgcTACTTCAAAATTATTGATTCAATGTTTAACTTTGAagtcatttctttgtaattgtttgtgaaatttactaggaATTTCTAATGGAAAACTGTACATAGTAAAACGTACACATTATGTACCGGGTAAGAAAAAAACCtctgtgcatttacatgcacactAAATGTTGCTAATTTGCAGAAGTGAGCTCATTATAAAAACCAAATGATATAATAAAACAGAACTGACATGACACTTAAAATTGAGGTTTTTATGTCAAACTAAATCAACATCCAACACTGATTAGGCCACCAGAACAGTGGTTAACATTACAAATAGTTTTGCTTAAACtatttatgatatttaatgtCAGATAAAACTATTTAAAGGTCATTTACATGACCTTGCATGTTGCTCACTGTCACCACAGTTGAAGAAAGTGTTTAATATCTGTGCACAGTAGGTGTGTTTGCTCTCACCTTGCCGTACTTCTGTGCATAGGAGCCTGTGAGGAGTGAGTGAAACACAATAATCGTCTCATCCAGATCCCAAACAAACACTCTCTGTAAAAACATGCAGACCCATGTTTGATCTCAGTAAACCAACAGTGATGACACAGGGATTAGGTAGTGAAGAGTATGATTACATTAGATGAAGTGAGCATCTGCTTCAACTGTGAGCTTTGCATATATCTGTACATACCTCAAGGTCACTGTCAGGTGCTGGGGAGGGGTTGTTCTTTCTGCCCCGCCCTCTCGCCTTAGGCCCACCCCCTCGGCACGCCCGGTCCTCCATCTCCTTGATGGGCGTGGATGGGCTCTGCCCCGCTTCAAACTCACCTGTATATGGGAAACGAGAAACATTTATGACACACATCAATGTTTTACCTTTCAGCTGAGCTGCAAAAATTCAACCTGATAATTCATATGTCCTGTAAATCAAAGAAATAAAGATAATGCTTTGCTGTTACAGTATTTCTTTATAATCAGGGATTGTATATGTGGATCGAAAACGGCAATGTTTATGTTTGTACATTCTCATATCTGTTTTTTactggaaaaacaacaacatgttttATACAAGTACTGAAAGTGGGAAATGATGTTTGTGTGTCTATGCGTGTGAGCAAATTTACTGTAATGAGCTTTGCCGTACTGCAGCCAAGATTAATCACTGAGAAACGCAGCTTTAGGACCCCACTAAATTTTGGGCCTGCTGGACAAAGCCCCCAATCACCATCACTCTACTAACATAATCAACAAGTACAGTAAATTATACCTCCGTGCCAAAGGCCGTGAAAAAAACATTCTAACATTCATTCTAACTTTCAGCTGCATCATTTGTTGCTTTATTGGAATGATTAAGTTTAAACTACAATGGCAATTATCCAATTTTTGACAGAAAACAGTAGAGATGTTTGGGGGAAAACTTGATTTTTACACTTTCGGAAGAAAACTGCCTGTGCAaactgcctgttttttttttttttcagtttcaaaacAAGGGGTGCTTCTCAATTCTTATTTGTGCAAGGATGCAAGGAACTCCGTTCAGCGTTACTTCAAAGTGTCATCAGCTGTGATTAAAAGGATCTGCCCCTATTGTTGTTAAAGTTTGTTAATTAAGACATTCATAATAAATCTTAATAAAGCAAGATGCCCTGTTTGAATTATATGACATACATGGTTTATTTGAAGTGAaaaggtaaaatataaataaaaatgattacaacAGATGTAAAGGGGGAGGAGAATTTATACGTGCGTCACGTTAAGTCGATAAAAGACTTCCGGATAGGATACACCTGTGTATCCTCGCTCATCGCTCCTCATGAAGCCTCCTCCCTCCTCGATCCTCGCCTCCTCGTGGTGTAATTAGATAATTGATATGTCCTTCAAGATGGCTGTGCTCGATCGGTTTCCGGGTCATAGGATGAAGGACGGAGGAGCGAGGAGACGAGGAGGGATATTGAGAAGCACCCAAGGTATTTTGGGGAGGTTTTAGCTCATTGTTATGCAGTTGTTAGGATGGGCCGGGTGGCTGCTGATAGTGCTTACCTGGATTCAGGTCAGCCGGTTGTCCTGTCATGATGGGGGTGGAGTCTTGCAGCTGATAGGTGGAGACTGAACTTGTGCCATCCAATGAGCTGTTAGAGGTCATGTAGGAACCGTAGGAGGAGGTGGAGTAATACTGAGCATACTGATTCTGCCCAAAAGTTGTATAGGTGGGATA
This Carassius gibelio isolate Cgi1373 ecotype wild population from Czech Republic chromosome A23, carGib1.2-hapl.c, whole genome shotgun sequence DNA region includes the following protein-coding sequences:
- the LOC127945114 gene encoding eyes absent homolog 4 isoform X6, which translates into the protein MEKTQGLNEQSVKKSTTDSHAPDPVDNRALEMQDLTDPQHSVNSGSDSTSKLDKNILSNNITTNGTGVKSEPLNSSEAVSSAGDTGLDTYTGSVISSSGFSPRPAHQYSPPLYPSKPYPHILTTPVAPPMSAYTGQSQFTSMQQSTVYTPYSQTTPPYGLSTYDLGVMLPGIKTEGGLTQTQSTLQSGLSYSPGFTTPQPGQTAYSPYQMPGSGFTTSPGLYTSNNSNPGNFTTQQQEYPTYTTFGQNQYAQYYSTSSYGSYMTSNSSLDGTSSVSTYQLQDSTPIMTGQPADLNPGEFEAGQSPSTPIKEMEDRACRGGGPKARGRGRKNNPSPAPDSDLERVFVWDLDETIIVFHSLLTGSYAQKYGKDPPLAVTLGLRMEEMIFNLADTHLFFNDLEECDQVHIDDASSDDNGQDLSTYSFATDGFHAAATSASLCLATGVRGGVDWMRKLAFRYRRVKEMYCSYKNNVGGLLGPAKREAWLQLRAEVEALTDSWLTSALKSLSIISSRSNCVNVLVTTTQLIPALAKVLLYSLGSVFPIENIYSATKIGKESCFERVMQRFGRKVVYVVIGDGVEEEQAAAKHNMPFWRISSHSDLLALHQALEFEYL
- the LOC127945114 gene encoding eyes absent homolog 4 isoform X9; this encodes MEKTQGLNEQSVKKSTTDSHAPDPVDNRALEMQDLTDPQHSVNSGSDSTSKLDKNILSNNITTNGTGVISSSGFSPRPAHQYSPPLYPSKPYPHILTTPVAPPMSAYTGQSQFTSMQQSTVYTPYSQTTPPYGLSTYDLGVMLPGIKTEGGLTQTQSTLQSGLSYSPGFTTPQPGQTAYSPYQMPGSGFTTSPGLYTSNNSNPGNFTTQQQEYPTYTTFGQNQYAQYYSTSSYGSYMTSNSSLDGTSSVSTYQLQDSTPIMTGQPADLNPGEFEAGQSPSTPIKEMEDRACRGGGPKARGRGRKNNPSPAPDSDLERVFVWDLDETIIVFHSLLTGSYAQKYGKDPPLAVTLGLRMEEMIFNLADTHLFFNDLEECDQVHIDDASSDDNGQDLSTYSFATDGFHAAATSASLCLATGVRGGVDWMRKLAFRYRRVKEMYCSYKNNVGGLLGPAKREAWLQLRAEVEALTDSWLTSALKSLSIISSRSNCVNVLVTTTQLIPALAKVLLYSLGSVFPIENIYSATKIGKESCFERVMQRFGRKVVYVVIGDGVEEEQAAAKHNMPFWRISSHSDLLALHQALEFEYL
- the LOC127945114 gene encoding eyes absent homolog 4 isoform X7 codes for the protein MEKTQGLNEQSVKKSTTDSHAPDPVDNRALEMQDLTDPQHSVNSGSDSTSKLDKNILSNNITTNGTGVKSEPLNSSEAVSSAGDTGLDTYTGSVISSSGFSPRPAHQYSPPLYPSKPYPHILTTPVAPPMSAYTGQSQFTSMQQSTVYTPYSQTTPPYGLSTYDLGVMLPGIKTEGGLTQTQSTLQSGLSYSPGFTTPQPGQTAYSPYQMPGSGFTTSPGLYTSNNSNPGNFTTQQQEYPTYTTFGQNQYAQYYSTSSYGSYMTSNSSLDGTSSVSTYQLQDSTPIMTGQPADLNPGEFEAGQSPSTPIKEMEDRACRGGGPKARGRGRKNNPSPAPDSDLERVFVWDLDETIIVFHSLLTGSYAQKYGKDPPLAVTLGLRMEEMIFNLADTHLFFNDLEECDQVHIDDASSDDNGQDLSTYSFATDGFHAAATSASLCLATGVRGGVDWMRKLAFRYRRVKEMYCSYKNNVGGLLGPAKREAWLQLRAEVEALTDSWLTSALKSLSIISSRSNCVNVLVTTTQLIPALAKVLLYSLGSVFPIENIYSATKIGKESCFERIVSRFGTNITYVVIGDGRDEEHAASQHNMPFWRISSHSDLLALHQALEFEYL
- the LOC127945114 gene encoding eyes absent homolog 4 isoform X10, with translation MEKTQGLNEQSVKKSTTDSHAPDPVDNRALEMQDLTDPQHSVNSGSDSTSKLDKNILSNNITTNGTGVISSSGFSPRPAHQYSPPLYPSKPYPHILTTPVAPPMSAYTGQSQFTSMQQSTVYTPYSQTTPPYGLSTYDLGVMLPGIKTEGGLTQTQSTLQSGLSYSPGFTTPQPGQTAYSPYQMPGSGFTTSPGLYTSNNSNPGNFTTQQQEYPTYTTFGQNQYAQYYSTSSYGSYMTSNSSLDGTSSVSTYQLQDSTPIMTGQPADLNPGEFEAGQSPSTPIKEMEDRACRGGGPKARGRGRKNNPSPAPDSDLERVFVWDLDETIIVFHSLLTGSYAQKYGKDPPLAVTLGLRMEEMIFNLADTHLFFNDLEECDQVHIDDASSDDNGQDLSTYSFATDGFHAAATSASLCLATGVRGGVDWMRKLAFRYRRVKEMYCSYKNNVGGLLGPAKREAWLQLRAEVEALTDSWLTSALKSLSIISSRSNCVNVLVTTTQLIPALAKVLLYSLGSVFPIENIYSATKIGKESCFERIVSRFGTNITYVVIGDGRDEEHAASQHNMPFWRISSHSDLLALHQALEFEYL
- the LOC127945114 gene encoding eyes absent homolog 4 isoform X8 is translated as MEKTQGLNEQSVKKSTTDSHAPDPVDNRALEMQDLTDPQHSVNSGSDSTSKLDKNILSNNITTNGTGVISSSGFSPRPAHQYSPPLYPSKPYPHILTTPVAPPMSAYTGQSQFTSMQQSTVYTPYSQTTPPYGLSTYATDLGVMLPGIKTEGGLTQTQSTLQSGLSYSPGFTTPQPGQTAYSPYQMPAGSGFTTSPGLYTSNNSNPGNFTTQQQEYPTYTTFGQNQYAQYYSTSSYGSYMTSNSSLDGTSSVSTYQLQDSTPIMTGQPADLNPGEFEAGQSPSTPIKEMEDRACRGGGPKARGRGRKNNPSPAPDSDLERVFVWDLDETIIVFHSLLTGSYAQKYGKDPPLAVTLGLRMEEMIFNLADTHLFFNDLEECDQVHIDDASSDDNGQDLSTYSFATDGFHAAATSASLCLATGVRGGVDWMRKLAFRYRRVKEMYCSYKNNVGGLLGPAKREAWLQLRAEVEALTDSWLTSALKSLSIISSRSNCVNVLVTTTQLIPALAKVLLYSLGSVFPIENIYSATKIGKESCFERIVSRFGTNITYVVIGDGRDEEHAASQHNMPFWRISSHSDLLALHQALEFEYL